In a genomic window of Acidobacteriota bacterium:
- a CDS encoding antibiotic biosynthesis monooxygenase yields the protein MYVVCVTLRVEPGFEERFIEATRENHLATRQEPGNLRFDVLRATEEPCRFFLYEAYRTPEDFTRHQQTPHYLAWRDAVAGWMACKREGVRHVSLFPDESGW from the coding sequence ATGTACGTCGTCTGCGTGACCCTTCGCGTCGAACCGGGTTTCGAGGAACGTTTCATCGAGGCGACGCGGGAAAATCACCTCGCGACCCGCCAGGAACCGGGCAACCTCCGCTTCGACGTCCTGCGCGCCACGGAGGAGCCGTGCCGGTTCTTCCTCTACGAGGCGTACCGGACCCCGGAGGATTTCACCCGGCACCAGCAGACCCCGCACTACCTCGCGTGGCGGGACGCTGTCGCCGGCTGGATGGCCTGCAAGCGGGAGGGCGTCAGGCACGTCAGCCTCTTCCCGGACGAGAGCGGCTGGTAG
- the glyQ gene encoding glycine--tRNA ligase subunit alpha, which translates to MTLQEIILRLQEYWNRHGCIIQQPYDVEVGAGTMHPETFLRVLGPEPYRVGYVMPSRRPTDGRYGENPNRVQKHLQYQVILKPSPDDVQDLYIRSLEAVGINLKKHDFRFEEDNWESPTLGAWGVGWQVLLDGLEITQFTYFQQAGGLDLDPISCEITYGLERIGTFIAGVESIYDLRWQEGVSYGDIRFWEEVEFSKYNFEAADVPMLWTLFDLYEKECARLLEAGLVLPAYDYCLKCSHTFNLLDSRGAISVTQRVGLIGRVRKLACGVARGYAARRAELGFPLGGKRAE; encoded by the coding sequence CTGACACTTCAGGAAATCATTCTCCGGCTCCAGGAGTACTGGAACCGGCACGGCTGCATCATCCAGCAACCCTACGACGTGGAGGTCGGCGCCGGGACCATGCACCCCGAGACCTTCCTGCGGGTCCTGGGCCCGGAGCCCTACCGCGTGGGGTACGTGATGCCGTCCCGCCGGCCGACGGACGGCCGCTACGGCGAGAACCCCAACCGGGTCCAGAAGCACCTCCAGTACCAGGTCATCCTCAAACCGTCGCCCGACGATGTCCAGGACCTCTACATCCGCAGCCTGGAAGCTGTTGGTATCAATCTGAAAAAGCATGACTTCCGTTTCGAGGAGGACAACTGGGAATCGCCCACCCTCGGCGCCTGGGGGGTCGGGTGGCAGGTCCTCCTGGACGGGCTCGAGATCACCCAGTTCACCTACTTCCAGCAGGCCGGCGGCCTGGACCTCGACCCCATCTCCTGCGAGATCACCTACGGGCTGGAGCGCATCGGGACCTTCATCGCCGGCGTGGAGAGCATCTACGATCTCCGCTGGCAGGAGGGGGTGAGTTACGGCGACATCCGTTTCTGGGAAGAGGTGGAGTTCTCGAAGTACAACTTCGAGGCCGCCGACGTCCCCATGCTCTGGACCCTCTTCGACCTGTACGAGAAGGAGTGCGCCCGGCTCCTGGAGGCGGGGCTCGTGCTGCCCGCCTACGACTACTGCCTGAAGTGCTCCCACACCTTCAACCTGCTGGACTCGCGCGGCGCCATCAGCGTGACGCAGCGGGTGGGGCTGATCGGCCGCGTGCGGAAACTCGCCTGCGGGGTGGCGAGGGGTTATGCCGCCCGTCGCGCCGAGCTGGGTTTCCCCCTCGGCGGGAAACGGGCGGAGTGA
- the istA gene encoding IS21 family transposase produces the protein MDQYEMIRTAHRVYGKTIRELAREYGHHRKTIRKILEGKEPKYRRTREPAEPVMEVVGDRIRGWLVEDKSNPKKQRHTARRIWKRLKEEAGFSGAESTVRRWVRRCKAELGLGRSESVIPLEPLLGGEAEVDWGRAWVIMGGERQEVRLFCMRSKYSGMAYVKAYPCERQEMFFDGHQSAFTFFGGVFPTLVYDNLTLAVRTVMRGKQRLEQARFVSFRSYHTFAARYCNPGKGNEKGGVEGLVGYARRNFLVPLPAVSDYEELNRLLSDRCAKDALRVLAGREDDRTVLERHEEEQARLLPLPAKPYENEKLATVKISRYQTAGVDRNRYSVPEAYVGRQLRVQVGCWRVRIYDGNRLVADHPRVFGNSKWQIDPLHYLRAIGEKVASFDSARAIRQWRKAWPTSYEAMLSGLQLRFGESKGKREFVRILQLHEGHPAAEVEGAVSEALEMGVLGYDGVKHLLRRKTNPGLSVEPLPMDLLPGVTDRRVGTSDVSRYGALLNGGWS, from the coding sequence ATGGATCAATACGAGATGATACGGACGGCGCATCGGGTGTACGGGAAGACGATCCGGGAACTGGCCCGGGAGTACGGGCATCATCGGAAGACGATCCGGAAGATCTTGGAAGGGAAGGAGCCGAAGTACCGGCGGACCCGGGAGCCGGCGGAGCCGGTGATGGAAGTGGTGGGGGATCGAATCCGGGGATGGCTGGTGGAAGACAAGAGCAACCCGAAGAAGCAGCGGCACACGGCGCGGCGGATCTGGAAGCGGTTGAAGGAGGAAGCGGGGTTTTCCGGGGCGGAATCGACGGTGCGCCGCTGGGTTCGCCGGTGCAAGGCGGAGCTGGGGCTGGGGCGGAGCGAATCGGTCATACCGCTGGAGCCGCTCCTGGGTGGGGAGGCGGAAGTGGACTGGGGCCGGGCCTGGGTGATCATGGGAGGAGAGCGGCAGGAAGTCCGGCTGTTCTGCATGCGGTCGAAGTACTCGGGGATGGCCTACGTAAAGGCGTACCCGTGTGAGCGTCAGGAGATGTTCTTTGACGGCCATCAGTCGGCGTTCACCTTTTTTGGGGGAGTTTTCCCGACGTTGGTCTACGACAACCTGACGCTGGCGGTGCGGACGGTGATGCGGGGGAAGCAGCGGTTGGAGCAGGCGCGGTTCGTGAGTTTCCGGAGTTACCACACGTTCGCGGCGCGCTACTGCAACCCTGGGAAAGGAAACGAGAAAGGAGGGGTTGAGGGCCTGGTGGGGTACGCGCGGCGGAACTTCCTGGTCCCGCTGCCGGCGGTATCGGATTACGAGGAACTGAATCGTCTGCTGTCCGACCGGTGTGCGAAAGACGCCCTGAGGGTGCTGGCGGGCCGGGAGGACGACCGGACGGTCCTTGAACGGCACGAGGAGGAACAGGCCCGGTTGCTGCCGCTTCCGGCGAAGCCCTACGAGAACGAGAAACTGGCGACGGTGAAGATCAGCCGGTACCAGACGGCGGGGGTGGACCGGAACCGCTACTCGGTGCCGGAAGCGTATGTGGGACGCCAGTTGCGGGTGCAGGTGGGGTGCTGGCGGGTGCGGATCTACGACGGGAACCGTCTGGTGGCGGACCACCCGCGTGTGTTCGGGAACAGCAAGTGGCAGATCGACCCGTTGCACTACCTGCGGGCAATCGGGGAAAAGGTGGCGTCTTTCGACAGCGCCCGGGCGATCCGGCAGTGGCGGAAGGCGTGGCCGACAAGCTACGAGGCGATGCTGTCGGGCCTCCAGTTGCGGTTTGGGGAGAGCAAAGGCAAGCGGGAGTTCGTCCGGATCCTCCAGTTGCATGAGGGGCACCCGGCGGCCGAGGTGGAGGGGGCGGTTTCGGAAGCGCTGGAGATGGGCGTGTTGGGTTACGACGGGGTCAAGCATCTGTTGCGGCGAAAGACGAACCCCGGGCTTTCGGTGGAGCCGTTGCCGATGGACCTGCTGCCCGGGGTGACCGACCGGAGGGTGGGGACGAGCGACGTGTCCCGCTACGGGGCGCTGCTGAACGGGGGGTGGTCATGA
- a CDS encoding inositol-3-phosphate synthase — translation MIEKGVKIAPPQGKVGVLLPGLGAVATTFVAGVLSVRRGLSIPIGSMTQMGHIRIGKRTENRSPKVKDFVPLAGLDQLVFGGWDIFEDTAFESAMKAQVLRKDDLMPLRDEMEAIKPMSAVFSKDYVKKLDGPNVKQAATKWDLARMLMEDIQRFKEANGCDRLVMVWCGSTEVYLPEGPVHATLESLEAGLKANDPNIPSSMIYAYVAIKMGIPYANGAPNLSGDIPALEELAKENRSPIMGKDFKTGQTLMKTILAPGFKARLLGVSGWYSTNILGNRDGEVLDDPESFKTKETSKLSVLDTILQPELYPELYKDLHHVVRINYYPPRGDNKEGWDNIDIFGWMGYPMQIKVNFLCRDSILAAPIVLDLVLLMDLARRSGMYGIQEWLSFFFKSPHHARGLYPEHDLFIQQMKLKNTLRHLMGEEQITHLGLDYYYA, via the coding sequence ATGATTGAAAAAGGTGTGAAAATCGCTCCTCCCCAGGGCAAGGTCGGCGTGTTGCTGCCGGGCCTGGGCGCCGTGGCCACGACCTTCGTCGCGGGCGTGCTGAGCGTCCGCCGGGGGCTGTCCATCCCCATCGGGTCCATGACCCAGATGGGACACATCCGGATCGGGAAGCGGACGGAGAACCGGTCGCCGAAGGTGAAGGACTTCGTGCCGCTGGCGGGCCTGGACCAGCTGGTGTTCGGCGGGTGGGACATCTTCGAGGACACGGCCTTCGAGAGCGCCATGAAGGCGCAGGTGCTGCGGAAGGACGACCTGATGCCGCTGCGGGACGAGATGGAGGCCATCAAGCCCATGAGCGCCGTGTTCAGCAAGGACTACGTGAAGAAGCTGGACGGGCCGAACGTGAAGCAGGCCGCCACCAAGTGGGACTTGGCGCGGATGCTGATGGAGGACATCCAGCGGTTCAAGGAAGCCAACGGGTGCGACCGGCTGGTGATGGTGTGGTGCGGGTCCACGGAGGTCTACCTGCCGGAGGGCCCGGTTCACGCGACGCTGGAGTCGCTGGAGGCGGGGCTCAAGGCCAACGACCCGAACATCCCCTCCAGCATGATCTACGCCTACGTGGCCATCAAGATGGGGATCCCGTACGCGAACGGGGCGCCGAACCTGAGCGGGGACATCCCGGCGCTGGAGGAACTGGCGAAGGAGAACCGGTCGCCAATCATGGGGAAGGACTTCAAGACGGGTCAGACCCTGATGAAGACGATCCTGGCGCCGGGGTTCAAGGCGCGGCTGCTGGGGGTTTCGGGGTGGTACTCGACGAACATCCTGGGGAACCGGGACGGGGAAGTGCTGGACGACCCGGAGTCGTTCAAGACCAAGGAGACGAGCAAGCTGTCGGTGCTGGACACGATCCTGCAGCCGGAGCTTTACCCGGAGCTTTACAAGGATCTGCACCACGTGGTGCGGATCAACTACTACCCGCCGCGGGGGGACAACAAGGAAGGGTGGGACAACATCGACATTTTCGGGTGGATGGGTTACCCGATGCAGATCAAGGTGAACTTCCTGTGCCGGGACAGCATCCTGGCGGCGCCCATCGTGCTGGACCTGGTGCTGCTCATGGACCTGGCGCGGCGGAGCGGGATGTACGGGATCCAGGAGTGGCTGTCGTTCTTCTTCAAGAGCCCGCACCACGCGCGGGGGCTGTACCCGGAACACGACCTGTTCATCCAGCAGATGAAGCTGAAGAACACGCTGCGGCACCTCATGGGCGAGGAGCAGATCACCCACCTGGGACTGGACTACTACTACGCGTAA
- the istB gene encoding IS21-like element helper ATPase IstB, with amino-acid sequence MNTAAEEVLLESTLKHLKLPAVLREWRGCARQARETGERYESFLLSLMTREIEQRQNNQLVRRLRAARFPYLKTLEKTDLGKWPALDARRVREYSDGEYIGRRENLVILGRHGTGKTHAAIVFGIEACRQGHRVLFSTAADLVNTLVEAREDRQLKRYLARLAKHSLLIVDELGYIPFSKEGAELLFQVFANRYERGSLLVTSNLPFPEWTGVFGDASLTAALLDRLTHHCHILQFEWESIRLTESLKNRNRAREKGENRAVAATAAPAGL; translated from the coding sequence ATGAACACGGCCGCGGAAGAAGTGTTGCTGGAGAGCACGCTCAAGCATCTGAAGCTGCCGGCGGTCCTTCGGGAGTGGCGCGGTTGTGCCCGCCAGGCGCGGGAGACGGGGGAGCGCTACGAGAGCTTCCTGCTGTCGTTGATGACGCGGGAGATCGAGCAGCGGCAGAACAACCAGCTGGTCCGGCGGCTGAGGGCGGCGCGCTTCCCGTACCTGAAGACGCTGGAGAAGACGGACCTGGGGAAGTGGCCGGCCCTGGACGCGCGGAGGGTCCGGGAATACTCGGACGGGGAGTACATCGGTCGACGGGAGAACCTGGTCATCCTGGGGCGGCACGGCACCGGCAAGACCCACGCGGCCATCGTCTTCGGGATCGAGGCCTGCCGCCAGGGCCACCGGGTGCTCTTCAGCACGGCGGCCGACCTGGTCAACACCCTGGTGGAAGCGCGGGAGGACCGGCAGCTCAAGCGGTACCTGGCCCGCCTGGCCAAGCACTCGCTCCTGATCGTGGACGAGTTGGGCTACATCCCTTTTTCGAAGGAAGGCGCGGAACTGCTGTTCCAGGTCTTTGCCAACCGGTACGAGCGGGGGTCGCTGCTGGTGACGTCAAACCTGCCCTTCCCGGAGTGGACCGGTGTCTTCGGGGACGCCAGCCTGACGGCGGCGCTCCTGGACCGTCTGACGCATCACTGCCACATCCTGCAGTTCGAGTGGGAGAGCATCCGGTTGACGGAGAGCTTGAAGAACCGGAACCGGGCGCGGGAAAAAGGCGAAAATCGCGCAGTGGCTGCCACTGCTGCCCCTGCGGGGCTCTGA
- a CDS encoding glycine--tRNA ligase subunit beta yields MAKEFLLEIGCEEIPHWMIPDALGALADRLRSVLAEALLPPGECRTFATPRRLVVCLPELPERQPDRVDEVSGPPAAVGVDAGGNFTKAALGFAARQGASAGDLVLLDTPKGRYVGLRKTLAGRDAAEILAEALPGVIRGIPFPKNMVWKDPSFTFVRPLRNLLALLGGRVVPFELAGVKAGDTTFGHRFLGGGAIPVSGFEDYRAKLEANGVMVDPEDRRGKIRREIAAIEAETGLGTIPDDDLLNQVVSLNEWPTVVAGAFDERFLALPREVLVTVMRKHQKYFSLADGGGNLAARFMAVINTHGDPEGMIRAGHERVLHARLNDAEFFWDTDRRRPLDQRVPTLANVLFQEALGSYFEKVERLESLAPVVARACGLDGEGAGHATLAARLCKADLTTEMVKELTELQGVMGGLYAREEKLPEGVWKAMYEHYRPEGPEDSIPASPEGAVLSLADKMDTVTGMLGMGFVPSGSRDPFGLRRQASGICRIVVERGLDVDLEPLFRAASELLKARITASWEQLGPVVAEFLGARVQHLFQTMGFGYDEINAVSAFSAWRPADARRRLDALVKIRGQERFAGLFTARKRVANILSKQAGRVAGDPDPARFADEAERRLHAVFTELAGPFSAAVAERRYPDALALVERFAEPVDDFFVKVLVMHEDEAVRTNRLRLLKKIADLFDGLCDFSALVMEGK; encoded by the coding sequence ATGGCAAAGGAGTTTTTGCTCGAAATCGGCTGCGAGGAGATCCCCCACTGGATGATCCCCGATGCCCTCGGCGCCCTGGCCGATCGCTTGAGGAGCGTCCTGGCGGAGGCCCTGCTCCCGCCCGGCGAATGCCGCACCTTCGCGACGCCCCGTCGACTGGTGGTGTGCCTCCCCGAACTGCCCGAGCGTCAGCCGGACCGGGTGGACGAGGTCAGCGGCCCGCCGGCCGCCGTCGGGGTGGACGCCGGCGGGAACTTCACGAAGGCCGCCCTGGGCTTCGCCGCCCGGCAGGGTGCGTCCGCGGGCGACCTGGTCCTCCTCGACACCCCGAAGGGGCGTTACGTCGGCCTTCGAAAGACCCTGGCGGGCCGCGACGCGGCCGAGATCCTGGCCGAGGCCCTGCCGGGCGTGATCCGGGGCATCCCCTTCCCGAAAAACATGGTGTGGAAGGACCCTTCCTTCACCTTCGTGCGCCCCCTGCGGAACCTGCTGGCCCTGCTGGGGGGGCGGGTCGTCCCCTTCGAGCTGGCCGGCGTGAAGGCGGGCGACACCACCTTCGGGCACCGTTTCCTCGGGGGCGGGGCGATCCCGGTGAGCGGTTTCGAGGACTACCGCGCGAAGCTGGAGGCCAACGGCGTCATGGTGGACCCGGAGGACCGGCGGGGGAAGATCCGCCGGGAGATCGCCGCCATCGAGGCGGAGACGGGCCTGGGGACCATCCCCGACGACGACCTGCTCAACCAGGTGGTCTCCCTCAACGAGTGGCCGACGGTGGTGGCGGGGGCCTTCGACGAGCGCTTCCTGGCCCTGCCCCGCGAAGTCCTGGTGACCGTCATGCGGAAGCACCAGAAGTACTTCTCCCTGGCGGACGGGGGGGGGAACCTGGCCGCCCGCTTCATGGCCGTCATCAACACCCACGGAGATCCCGAGGGGATGATCCGGGCCGGCCACGAGCGCGTCCTGCACGCCCGGCTCAACGACGCCGAGTTCTTCTGGGACACCGACCGGCGCCGGCCGCTGGACCAGCGGGTCCCCACCCTCGCCAACGTGCTCTTCCAGGAAGCCCTGGGCAGCTACTTCGAGAAGGTCGAGCGCCTGGAATCCCTGGCCCCGGTGGTGGCCCGCGCCTGCGGGCTCGACGGGGAGGGGGCCGGGCACGCCACCCTGGCGGCCCGCCTCTGCAAGGCGGACCTGACCACGGAGATGGTCAAGGAGCTGACGGAACTCCAGGGCGTGATGGGCGGCCTCTACGCCCGGGAGGAGAAGCTCCCCGAGGGCGTTTGGAAAGCCATGTACGAGCACTATCGCCCCGAGGGGCCCGAGGATTCGATCCCGGCATCCCCCGAGGGCGCCGTGCTCTCCCTGGCCGACAAGATGGACACCGTGACGGGCATGCTCGGGATGGGCTTCGTCCCCTCCGGTTCCCGCGACCCCTTCGGCTTGCGGCGCCAGGCGTCCGGGATCTGCCGGATCGTGGTGGAGCGCGGCCTGGACGTGGACCTCGAACCGCTCTTCCGGGCGGCGTCGGAACTGCTGAAGGCCAGGATCACCGCGTCGTGGGAGCAACTGGGACCGGTCGTCGCCGAGTTCCTGGGCGCGCGCGTCCAGCACCTCTTCCAGACCATGGGGTTCGGCTACGACGAGATCAACGCCGTCTCCGCCTTCTCCGCCTGGCGTCCCGCCGACGCCCGCCGGCGGCTGGACGCCCTGGTGAAGATCCGGGGGCAGGAACGCTTCGCGGGGCTCTTCACGGCGCGCAAGCGGGTGGCCAACATCCTGTCCAAGCAGGCGGGGCGCGTGGCGGGGGACCCCGACCCGGCCCGCTTCGCCGACGAGGCGGAACGACGCCTCCACGCCGTCTTCACCGAGCTGGCCGGGCCGTTCTCCGCCGCCGTCGCCGAGCGCCGCTACCCGGATGCCCTCGCCCTGGTGGAGCGGTTCGCGGAGCCGGTGGACGACTTCTTCGTCAAGGTCCTGGTCATGCACGAGGACGAGGCCGTCCGGACCAACCGCCTCCGGCTGCTGAAGAAGATCGCGGACCTTTTCGACGGTCTGTGCGACTTCTCGGCCCTGGTGATGGAGGGGAAGTAG
- a CDS encoding PrsW family intramembrane metalloprotease has translation MDPLAVAVAVLPVFAFLGGLVFLDGYKLVSGRRIALSVLFGAGAALLCWGLASLVFRLGGPFADLYAKALLPLVEESAKALPVIVLIRRRRLGFTVDAAIVGFAVGAGFSLVENAWYLAAMPDRNLAVWLLRGFGTALLHGTNTLVVAVAARCLADLRPGLGSAVCLPGLVTAWAVHAVYNLGWLPPAAASALLIFGLPVLAGAVFLRSEAMLHRWLGEGMDHDVARLREITSGHFSSTPSGQFLRQVARTFPPETVVDIHCYLRVWLELSIRAKGDLLRKEAGLPVEPDPAVADKLRELKALERSIGRAGLRALAPILPRTSRDFWQIHQLESGAGGVTGGCGPWA, from the coding sequence GTGGACCCCCTGGCTGTCGCCGTCGCCGTGTTGCCCGTCTTCGCCTTCCTGGGGGGGCTGGTCTTCCTGGACGGCTACAAGCTCGTTTCAGGGCGCCGCATCGCGCTCTCCGTCCTCTTCGGGGCCGGGGCGGCGCTGCTGTGCTGGGGCCTGGCGAGCCTGGTGTTCCGTCTCGGCGGGCCCTTCGCCGACCTCTACGCGAAGGCGCTGCTGCCCCTCGTGGAGGAGAGTGCCAAGGCCCTGCCGGTGATCGTCCTGATCCGGCGGCGGCGCCTGGGCTTCACCGTGGACGCGGCCATCGTGGGCTTCGCCGTGGGGGCGGGCTTTTCCCTGGTGGAGAACGCCTGGTACCTCGCCGCGATGCCGGACCGCAACCTGGCTGTCTGGCTGCTCCGCGGCTTCGGGACGGCCCTGCTTCACGGGACCAACACCCTGGTGGTGGCCGTGGCCGCCCGCTGCCTGGCCGACCTCCGCCCCGGGCTGGGGTCGGCCGTCTGCCTTCCGGGCCTCGTGACGGCCTGGGCGGTCCACGCGGTCTACAACCTCGGCTGGCTGCCGCCCGCCGCGGCGTCGGCGCTCCTGATCTTCGGCCTCCCGGTGCTGGCGGGCGCCGTCTTCCTCCGGAGCGAGGCGATGCTCCACCGCTGGCTGGGCGAGGGCATGGACCACGACGTCGCCCGTCTCCGGGAGATCACGTCCGGTCACTTCTCCTCGACCCCGTCCGGCCAGTTCCTCCGCCAGGTCGCCCGGACCTTCCCGCCGGAAACGGTGGTGGACATCCACTGCTACCTCCGCGTCTGGCTGGAGTTGTCCATCCGGGCCAAGGGAGACCTCCTGCGGAAGGAGGCGGGCCTGCCGGTGGAACCCGACCCCGCCGTAGCCGACAAGCTCCGCGAACTGAAGGCGCTGGAACGCTCCATCGGGCGGGCGGGGCTCCGGGCCCTCGCGCCCATCCTGCCCCGCACCTCCCGGGACTTCTGGCAGATCCACCAACTGGAAAGCGGGGCGGGGGGGGTGACGGGAGGCTGTGGGCCGTGGGCTTAA